Proteins encoded by one window of Lathyrus oleraceus cultivar Zhongwan6 chromosome 1, CAAS_Psat_ZW6_1.0, whole genome shotgun sequence:
- the LOC127074796 gene encoding uncharacterized protein LOC127074796, with product MRITTLSRYISRLSRPGAFAPLQSRAFQPDVATRDSNARPIKYKIPQSYDPYGPRPPPSDKIVQLAERIAALSEEERGHIMPALSERLKLPKLEPISTEGMDLGSEGGGVGPKVEEKKAEKTAFDVKLQKFDTAAKIKVIKEVRAFTNLGLKEAKDLVEKVPTVLKQGVTKEEANTIIEKIKAAGGVAVME from the coding sequence ATGAGGATTACCACCCTTTCGAGATATATCAGCCGTCTCTCTCGGCCTGGAGCATTTGCGCCTTTGCAATCTCGAGCCTTCCAGCCTGATGTTGCTACTAGAGATTCTAATGCCAGACCAATTAAGTACAAAATTCCTCAATCTTATGACCCTTATGGCCCTAGACCTCCACCTTCAGACAAAATCGTCCAGCTTGCAGAACGTATCGCAGCACTATCAGAAGAAGAACGCGGTCATATTATGCCTGCTTTGTCAGAACGATTAAAGCTTCCAAAGTTGGAGCCAATTTCAACAGAAGGTATGGACTTGGGTTCAGAAGGCGGTGGTGTGGGACCAAAGGTTGAGGAGAAAAAGGCAGAGAAAACAGCTTTTGATGTCAAGTTACAGAAATTTGATACTGCTGCAAAGATCAAAGTGATTAAGGAGGTAAGAGCATTTACTAACCTGGGATTGAAAGAAGCTAAAGATCTTGTTGAAAAGGTACCAACTGTTCTTAAACAAGGAGTCACAAAAGAAGAGGCAAATACTATTATAGAAAAAATAAAAGCTGCCGGAGGAGTTGCAGTTATGGAGTAG